DNA from Sphingomonas sp. R1:
CGGTTCCCGCCGGCACGCCGCATTGGTTCGACATGGGACCGACACCGCGTTTCGCCGCAATCCGCCTGTTCACCAACCCGGACGGCTGGATTGCGCAGTTCACCGGCGATGCCATTGCCGATCGCTTTCCGCGTCACGAGCCTGTCGTCGCCTGACACGCGCATCGAGAGATACCATGACCCAGCCCAAGGCCGTCCTGCTCGACATCGAGGGGACTACCAGCAGCATCGCCTTTGTCGCGGATGTCTTGTTCCCCTACGCGGCCAGTCAACTGGCACGGTATGTTGAGACGCATTCTGAGGAGGTCGCGCCGATCCTCGCCGAGGTGCCGGGCGACGACAAGATTGCCACGCTGCTCGACTGGATCGACGAGGATCGCAAGGCGACGCCGCTCAAGACTTTGCAGGGGCTGATCTGGGCGCAGGGCTATGCCGATGGCACGCTCAAGGGCCATGTCTATCCCGACACGCCGGAGGCGCTCCGCCGTTGGTACACGGCCGGCGTGGCGATCTACATCTACTCCTCCGGCTCGGTCGCGGCGCAGAAGCTGATCTTCGGCCATTCGATCGACGGCGATCTCACGCCGATGCTCACCGGCTATTTCGACACCACCACCGGACCGAAGCGCGAAGCGGAGAGCTATGGGAAGATTGCGGTCGCAACCGGCTGTAATCCTGAACATATCCTTTTCGTCTCGGATGTGCAGGCTGAAGTCGATGCAGCGCGATCTGCTGGGCTTGGCGCGCTGCTGATCGATCGCGCCGGCGGCCCCGCCGACATCCATTCGCTTGCGGAGATACGTCTGTGATCCTGGAAGACCAGCACACCCGCTCCATCGCCCGTACCGCGGACGGGCGCGGCATCCGCATTCTAGATCAACGTCAGCTCCCCTGGGAGGTCCGCTGGGTGGAACTGCGCGATCTTGATTCCGCGGCGGTGGCAATCCGCGAGATGTGGACGCGGGGCGCGCCGATGATCGGCGCGACGGCCGCCTATGGGCTGGCGATGGCGCTGGCGGTCGATGCGAGCGATGCCGGGCTGGATGCCGCCTATGCCACGCTGGTCGAGACGCGGCCCACCGCGATCAACCTGCGCTGGGCACTGGATCAGGTCCGCGCGGCGGTGGCCGGGCTTGCACCGACCGAGCGTGCGGGTGCGGCCTTCGCCCGTGCCGATGCGATCTGCGACGAGGATGCCGAGCTGTGCCGCGCGATCGGCGCGCACGGCCTGAGCCTGCTGCGCGATCTCCACGCGCGAAATCCCGATCGGCCGGTGCAGATCCTCACCCATTGCAACGCCGGCTGGCTGGCGACGGTGGACTATGGAACCGCGACCGCGCCGATCTATCTTGCCCATGACGCGGGCATCCCGGTGCACGTCTGGGTCGACGAGACGCGGCCGCGCAACCAGGGGGCGCTGCTCACCGCGTTCGAGCTTCGCAACCACGGCGTCCCGCACACGGTCATCGCCGACAATGCCGGCGGCCTGTTGATGATGCAGGGGCAGGTCGACGCGGTGATCGTCGGCACCGACCGCGTGACCGCAAATGGCGATGTCTGCAACAAGATCGGCACCTATCTGAAGGCGCTCGCGGCGCATGACAATGGCGTGCCCTTCTACGTCGCGCTGCCCTACACCACCTTCGATCCGGCAACGGCCAGCGGGGCCGACATTCCGATCGAGGGGCGCTCGGCCGAAGAGCTGACGCGGCTCACCGGTCCGGACGAGGCGGGCAGGATGACGACGATCCGCGTGACGGACTCGCCGGCCCTCAACCCGGCGTTCGACGTCACGCCGGCGCGGCTGGTGACCGGGTACATCACCGAGCGGGGGGTGCTCGACCGCATCTGAGCGGTCAGGCGATCCCCTCGCGCCACGCTGTCACCCGCGTGATCGCCTCGTCCAGCACGGCGTCTTCCTTGACGAAGCAGAAGCGCACGACATTGGTCACCGGGTCTTCCGCATAGAAGGCCGAGACCGGAATTGTCGCGACCCTGGCCTCGTCCACCAGTCGTTCGCTGAAGGTCACATCGTCCATCGCGATCCCCGAGGCAGTCAGGTCGACGGAGAGGAAATAGGTGGCGGCGCTGGGTAGCACCGCAAATCCCGCTGCGCGAAGGCCGGCGGCCAGCCGGTCGCGGCCGGCCTGGAAGCGGACGCGCGCGTCGTGGATCCACGCATCCTGGCTCGCCAGCCCTTCGGCGATCGCCCATTGCAGGTTGGGCGGCGTGGTGAAGGTGAGGAACTGGTGCGCCTTGGCCAGCACGCGGGCCAGCGCCGGTGCCGCGCACATCCAGCCGACCTTGAACCCGGTGAGGGCGAACAGCTTGCCGGCGCTGCCGATCTTGACCGTACGCTCGCGCATCCCCGGAAAGCCGATCAGCGGCAGATGGCGGGCACCATCGAAGGTTACCTGCTCCCAGACCTCGTCACA
Protein-coding regions in this window:
- the mtnC gene encoding acireductone synthase yields the protein MTQPKAVLLDIEGTTSSIAFVADVLFPYAASQLARYVETHSEEVAPILAEVPGDDKIATLLDWIDEDRKATPLKTLQGLIWAQGYADGTLKGHVYPDTPEALRRWYTAGVAIYIYSSGSVAAQKLIFGHSIDGDLTPMLTGYFDTTTGPKREAESYGKIAVATGCNPEHILFVSDVQAEVDAARSAGLGALLIDRAGGPADIHSLAEIRL
- the mtnA gene encoding S-methyl-5-thioribose-1-phosphate isomerase; translation: MILEDQHTRSIARTADGRGIRILDQRQLPWEVRWVELRDLDSAAVAIREMWTRGAPMIGATAAYGLAMALAVDASDAGLDAAYATLVETRPTAINLRWALDQVRAAVAGLAPTERAGAAFARADAICDEDAELCRAIGAHGLSLLRDLHARNPDRPVQILTHCNAGWLATVDYGTATAPIYLAHDAGIPVHVWVDETRPRNQGALLTAFELRNHGVPHTVIADNAGGLLMMQGQVDAVIVGTDRVTANGDVCNKIGTYLKALAAHDNGVPFYVALPYTTFDPATASGADIPIEGRSAEELTRLTGPDEAGRMTTIRVTDSPALNPAFDVTPARLVTGYITERGVLDRI
- a CDS encoding aminotransferase; translation: MNPIYSSMGTTIFEAMSARARANGAINLGQGFADGRGPEAVLEAGARALLERSNQYPPMAGLPELRQAIADHYARHQALNLTAEEVIVTSGATEALAAALLALIEPGDEVLCFQPLYDAYVPLIRRAGGIPRFVRLSPPEWRIERAALEAAVTPKTRLILLNNPLNPAATMTSAEDLAMLAEFCVARDLTAICDEVWEQVTFDGARHLPLIGFPGMRERTVKIGSAGKLFALTGFKVGWMCAAPALARVLAKAHQFLTFTTPPNLQWAIAEGLASQDAWIHDARVRFQAGRDRLAAGLRAAGFAVLPSAATYFLSVDLTASGIAMDDVTFSERLVDEARVATIPVSAFYAEDPVTNVVRFCFVKEDAVLDEAITRVTAWREGIA